GGCGGTGACGGCGGCGACGGTGTCGAGCGCGACGGCGCGGGCCAGGGAGATGCGGTCGGGGACGGCGAGCCGCGACTTCGCGGAGTCGCCGCCCTTGACGGGCAGGACGACCGTCCAGCCGGGAGCCGCGCGGTCCGTCGCCATCGCCGCGCATCGTCCCACCCGCCCGAGCGCACGGGTGGTTAGGGTGACGGCGTGAGCACCCGCCGCGAGACCGACACGCGGCTGGGGTGGGGCTACCGGCTCGTCCTCGCCGTCTGCATCCCCCTCCTGCGCCTCACGACACGCCGCGACTGGCGCGGTGCGGAGAACCTGCCGGCCGAGGGGGGCCTCGTCCTCGTCTCGACGCACGCGAGCGAGGTCGACCCCCTCACCCTCGGTCACTGGGTGCACGCGCACGGCCGGGTCATGCGCTACCTCGTGAAGTCGAGCCTGTTCCGGGTGCCGCTGCTCGGGGCGATCCTCCGCGACGCGGAGCAGATCCCCGTCCACCGCGGGGGTGGTGACGCCGCCGAGGCGTTCCGCTCGGCGGTCGCCGCGGTGCGCCGGGGCCTCATGGTCGTCGTGTTCCCGGAGGGCACGCTCACGCGGGACCCCGACCTGTGGCCGATGCGCGGGAAGACCGGCGCGGCCCGCATCGCGCTGGAGACCGGCGCCCCCGTCGTCCCCGTGGGGCAGTGGGGCCCGCACCGTCTGCTGCCCCGGTACGGCCGGGTGCCGCGCCCGTTCCCCCGGAAGACCGTCCACGTGTGGGCCGGCCCGCCCGTCGACCTCGACGACCTGCGCGGTCGCCCGCTCGACCAGGCCGTCCTCACCGAGGCGACCGACCGCATCATGCGCGCGCTCACCGCCATCGTCGCCGAGCAGCGGGGCGAGACGCCACCGACCGTCCCCTTCGACCCGAAGGCGGCAGGGGTGCCGGAGACGGGCCGCTGGACCGGCCGCGAGGAGCGAAGATGAGCGCACGGCCGCGCGTCTGCGTGCTCGGCAGCGGGTCGTGGGGCACCACCTTCGCCGCCGTCACCACCGACGCCGGCTGCCCGACCACGGTGTGGGGGCGGGACCCCGAGATCGTCCGCTCGATCGCGAGCGACCACGCCAACCCCCGCTACCTGCCCGGTGTCGAGCTGCCGGAGGCGCTCACGGCCACCACCGACGCGGTCGGCGCGGTGTCGGGAGCCGACGTCGTCGTCGTCGCGCTGCCGTCGAAGGTGCTGCGTCGGACGGTCGCCCCGCTCGCGGCCCACGTTCGTCCCGACGCCGTCCTCGTCTCGCTCTCCAAGGGCGTCGAGCACGGCAGCGACCGGCGCATGAGCGAGGTCGTCGCCGAGGCCGCCGGCGTCGGGCGCGACCGGGTCGCCGTGGTGAGCGGACCCAACCTCGCCCGCGAGATCGCCGCGCGGCAGCCGACCGCGACCGTCGTCGCGGCGACGACGCCGGAGGTCGCGGAGCAGGTGGCCGCGGCCTGCTCGACCGACTACTTCCGCCCGTACACGAACACCGACGTCGTCGGGGTCGAGATCGCCGGGGCGATGAAGAACGTCATCGCCCTCGCCGTCGGCATGGCCGTGGGGCTCGGGATGGGCGACAACTCCCGGGCCTCGATCATCACGCGGGGCCTCGCCGAGACGGCGCGGCTCGGCGCCGCGCTCGGCGCCGACCCGCAGACGTTCGCCGGGCTCGCGGGCATGGGCGACCTCGTCGCGACGTGCACCTCGCCGCTCAGCCGCAACCGCACGTTCGGGGAGGAGCTCGGCCGCGGCTCGACCGTCGAGGAGGTCGTCGCCCGAACCCGGCAGACCGCCGAGGGCGTCGTGTCGTGCGGGTCGCTGCTGCACCTCGCCCGCTCCCTCGGCGTCGACGTCCCCATCACCGAGGCGGTGACGGCCGTGGTCTCGGGTGGCCTGCGCCCGGAGGACCTCGCGAGGCTGCTGCTCTCGCGGGCCCGCAAGCCCGAGGTCGAGTAGCAGCCGGGGCCCTCAGCCCCGCTCGAGCGACCGGTCGAGGGCCTGCTCGAGGTCCCGCCACAGGTCCTCGACGTCCTCGATGCCCACCGACAGCCGCAGCAGCCCCTCGGGCACGCCCAGCGGCTCCGCAGGGTGCCGGCGGCGTCGCTCGACGAGAGACTCCACCCCGCCGAGGCTCGTCGCGTGCACCCACAACCGCGTCGCGGCCGCCACCCGCTCCGCGGCGGCGGCGTCGGCGAGGTCGAGGGCGAGCAGCGTCCCGGGGCCGCGCATCTGCTCCGTCGCGAGCGCGTGGCCGGGGTCGTCGGCCAGCCCCGGGTAGCGGACCCGGCGGACCGCGCGGTGGCCGCGCGCCCGTCCGGCGAGCACGTGGGCGCTCGCCTGGGCCCGCTGGAGCCGGACGTCGAG
The Aquipuribacter nitratireducens DNA segment above includes these coding regions:
- a CDS encoding lysophospholipid acyltransferase family protein — translated: MSTRRETDTRLGWGYRLVLAVCIPLLRLTTRRDWRGAENLPAEGGLVLVSTHASEVDPLTLGHWVHAHGRVMRYLVKSSLFRVPLLGAILRDAEQIPVHRGGGDAAEAFRSAVAAVRRGLMVVVFPEGTLTRDPDLWPMRGKTGAARIALETGAPVVPVGQWGPHRLLPRYGRVPRPFPRKTVHVWAGPPVDLDDLRGRPLDQAVLTEATDRIMRALTAIVAEQRGETPPTVPFDPKAAGVPETGRWTGREERR
- a CDS encoding NAD(P)H-dependent glycerol-3-phosphate dehydrogenase, encoding MSARPRVCVLGSGSWGTTFAAVTTDAGCPTTVWGRDPEIVRSIASDHANPRYLPGVELPEALTATTDAVGAVSGADVVVVALPSKVLRRTVAPLAAHVRPDAVLVSLSKGVEHGSDRRMSEVVAEAAGVGRDRVAVVSGPNLAREIAARQPTATVVAATTPEVAEQVAAACSTDYFRPYTNTDVVGVEIAGAMKNVIALAVGMAVGLGMGDNSRASIITRGLAETARLGAALGADPQTFAGLAGMGDLVATCTSPLSRNRTFGEELGRGSTVEEVVARTRQTAEGVVSCGSLLHLARSLGVDVPITEAVTAVVSGGLRPEDLARLLLSRARKPEVE